The following proteins come from a genomic window of Yinghuangia sp. ASG 101:
- a CDS encoding segregation and condensation protein A, which yields MSTPTPRPRARRSLGRGGAFPGGPAPAHAPEHAPDAAEDVSAEEAVEAAGIDTSGPEHRPVTDTAAETSRGTSDGHATDSLAAGTPEAATETAAPATGAVSGGAVAPSAVTADPALAAVDDAGSAPSGAVAAADGAAGTASSSQPSGPGRHDGFAVRLDNFEGPFDLLLNLIAKHKLDVTEVSLSKVTDEFIGYIRAQGADWDLGAATEFLVVAATLLDLKAARLLPVAEIEDEEDLALLEARDLLFARLLQYRAYKEIASILDERWAVEGRRYPRAVPLEERFTGMLPELVLDVDPEKFARLAARAMTPKSPKIVSIEHIHVQRVSVREQSAIVVERLRTHGALTFRALTADCPDNLHVIARFLCLLELFREAAVGFDQVEALGELHVRWTGGDEDAPEVGAEFDEQDGAGEPGASTHTSGSGEAEERER from the coding sequence ATGTCCACTCCGACCCCCCGCCCGCGCGCCCGCCGCAGCCTCGGCCGAGGCGGTGCCTTCCCCGGCGGCCCCGCGCCCGCGCACGCGCCGGAGCACGCGCCGGACGCGGCGGAGGACGTATCGGCCGAGGAAGCGGTCGAAGCGGCCGGGATCGACACAAGCGGCCCCGAGCATCGACCAGTGACGGACACCGCCGCGGAGACGAGCCGCGGCACGTCCGACGGCCACGCGACCGACAGCCTCGCAGCCGGGACGCCCGAGGCGGCGACGGAGACCGCCGCGCCCGCGACCGGTGCCGTGTCCGGCGGCGCGGTCGCCCCGAGCGCCGTCACAGCCGATCCGGCCCTCGCCGCGGTCGACGACGCGGGCTCCGCCCCCTCCGGTGCCGTGGCCGCCGCCGACGGCGCCGCGGGGACCGCATCCTCCTCCCAGCCGTCCGGCCCGGGCCGCCACGACGGCTTCGCCGTGCGCCTCGACAACTTCGAGGGCCCGTTCGATCTCCTGCTCAACCTGATCGCCAAGCACAAGCTCGATGTGACCGAGGTGTCGCTGTCCAAGGTCACCGACGAGTTCATCGGGTACATCCGCGCCCAGGGCGCGGACTGGGATCTCGGCGCGGCGACCGAATTCCTCGTCGTGGCCGCGACGTTGCTCGACCTCAAGGCCGCGCGGCTGCTGCCCGTCGCGGAGATAGAGGACGAGGAGGACCTCGCGCTGCTGGAGGCCCGCGATCTGCTGTTCGCCCGGCTGCTGCAGTACCGCGCGTACAAGGAGATCGCGTCGATTCTCGACGAGCGCTGGGCGGTGGAAGGCCGCCGCTACCCGCGCGCCGTGCCGTTGGAGGAGCGCTTCACCGGCATGCTGCCGGAGCTGGTGCTCGACGTGGACCCGGAGAAGTTCGCGCGGCTCGCGGCCCGGGCGATGACGCCGAAGAGCCCCAAGATCGTCTCGATCGAGCACATCCACGTGCAGCGCGTCAGTGTCCGCGAGCAGTCCGCGATCGTCGTCGAGCGCCTGCGCACCCACGGGGCGCTGACGTTCCGCGCGCTGACCGCGGACTGTCCCGACAACCTCCACGTCATCGCGCGCTTCCTGTGCCTGCTCGAACTGTTCCGCGAGGCGGCCGTCGGCTTCGACCAGGTGGAGGCGCTCGGCGAACTGCACGTGCGGTGGACCGGCGGCGACGAGGACGCGCCCGAGGTCGGCGCCGAGTTCGACGAGCAGGACGGCGCGGGCGAGCCGGGCGCGAGCACGCACACGAGCGGATCCGGGGAAGCGGAGGAGCGGGAGCGATGA